In Paenibacillus guangzhouensis, a single window of DNA contains:
- a CDS encoding extracellular solute-binding protein has product MRERKKNRISLLLTIIMVWVMFAMTGCSKEDTDASELKTSAAEKSESEGKAFVLGSEPLSFSFYGNYDWYTMPQWGADQASKWIKENKKVDVTAINSGGAAKTKLSTMIVSNELPDVIWTERDSEIEKLRTAGLLVPLDDYLDKYPNLKKWAGEETLNMLRSPDGMLYQFPNWYTSTPQGNAGYVVNSKIYKELGSPKLETTDDLYAYLKQVKDKYPDVVPFESGEGAAGVDTMYSAFGEGRTAYFTGMIAVPEGNEMKSLFLDPAYRESVQFASRLYREKLMTQDAFTENMDQVSEKLTTGRVAVYASPSPTQLGSRADTALRAKDPEAGYFMIWPIHKAGLDKNKIYPGNYNQLGWNVSVITKAAENPEGIFAFLDWSTGPEGQSTIIWGPEGLYWKGFDAEGSPIFTDKFTSDPVGRNELMDSTADLQWNSNTSFIDTSKMKFEKTLKPEEQNWETRWQSEITWKTQLNSTQFVNLDPTVESEEGIIAQSVQEIYSKARAMSIQNAKSDEEVAAIFDQAEQDAQKVGYAKLLKFKQDRWLENVKKLK; this is encoded by the coding sequence ATGCGAGAGCGTAAGAAGAACAGAATATCGTTGCTTCTGACGATAATTATGGTATGGGTGATGTTCGCGATGACAGGATGCAGCAAAGAGGACACGGATGCGTCCGAGCTGAAGACAAGCGCGGCGGAGAAGAGCGAGAGCGAAGGGAAGGCTTTTGTACTAGGCAGTGAGCCGTTATCTTTCAGCTTCTATGGGAATTACGACTGGTATACGATGCCGCAATGGGGGGCAGACCAAGCGTCCAAATGGATCAAAGAGAACAAGAAGGTCGATGTCACCGCGATAAATTCCGGCGGGGCAGCCAAAACAAAACTAAGCACGATGATCGTGTCGAATGAATTGCCGGATGTGATCTGGACCGAGCGCGACTCCGAGATCGAGAAGCTGCGTACTGCTGGTCTGCTCGTCCCATTAGATGATTACCTCGACAAGTATCCGAACTTGAAGAAATGGGCTGGCGAAGAGACGCTCAACATGCTGCGTTCTCCCGATGGCATGCTGTATCAATTTCCGAATTGGTATACGAGTACGCCACAGGGAAATGCAGGTTATGTCGTGAACAGCAAAATCTATAAAGAACTGGGCTCGCCAAAGCTAGAGACAACAGATGATCTCTATGCCTATTTGAAACAAGTGAAGGACAAATACCCAGATGTTGTGCCTTTTGAGTCGGGTGAGGGTGCAGCAGGTGTCGATACGATGTACTCCGCCTTTGGTGAAGGCCGGACCGCTTACTTCACAGGTATGATCGCCGTTCCGGAAGGCAATGAGATGAAAAGTTTATTTTTAGACCCCGCTTATCGTGAATCCGTACAATTCGCCAGCCGATTGTATCGTGAGAAGTTGATGACACAAGATGCATTTACCGAAAACATGGATCAGGTTTCTGAGAAGTTGACGACAGGCCGCGTCGCTGTCTATGCTTCCCCAAGCCCAACGCAGCTCGGATCACGTGCGGACACAGCGCTTCGCGCAAAAGATCCCGAAGCAGGTTATTTCATGATCTGGCCGATTCATAAAGCAGGTTTAGACAAGAACAAGATCTATCCAGGCAACTACAATCAACTTGGGTGGAATGTCAGCGTCATCACGAAAGCAGCTGAAAATCCGGAAGGCATCTTCGCTTTTCTCGATTGGTCAACGGGGCCAGAAGGCCAGAGCACGATTATCTGGGGGCCTGAAGGGTTGTATTGGAAAGGGTTCGATGCGGAAGGATCACCGATCTTTACCGATAAATTCACGAGCGATCCAGTCGGGCGCAACGAACTCATGGATTCAACAGCAGATCTTCAATGGAACAGTAATACATCGTTCATCGATACGTCGAAGATGAAATTCGAGAAGACATTAAAGCCGGAAGAGCAGAACTGGGAGACGCGTTGGCAGTCCGAAATTACATGGAAGACGCAATTGAACAGTACGCAATTCGTTAATCTGGACCCAACGGTCGAATCGGAAGAAGGAATTATCGCGCAGAGTGTGCAAGAAATTTATTCCAAGGCACGAGCCATGTCCATTCAGAATGCGAAAAGCGATGAAGAGGTTGCAGCGATCTTCGATCAGGCCGAGCAAGATGCGCAGAAAGTGGGATACGCCAAGCTCTTGAAGTTTAAGCAGGACAGATGGCTGGAGAATGTAAAAAAGTTGAAGTAG
- a CDS encoding LacI family DNA-binding transcriptional regulator has protein sequence MKKVSILDVVAKSGVSLATVSKVLNNVPSVRDSNRQKVLQAIKELDYRPNSAARSLARGSTGVIGLTLITLQDTVFETIVQSVNECLEEQGYFLALSIFNPTKKDAREHNILFQEDRVDGIIVLSPLNEENDITELKRKGIPFVIIDNHVENSRALTVNVDNTKGGYDAARHLLELGHTKIAHLSGPEHFLSVRQRRQGFEQALQEAGLTPLVISNTTFGIRTGFEAAQAWIAQGLIPTAVFAGDDGLALGVMEAFQSAGYRVPQDISVIGYDDQAFASEIHPRLTTVRQPGEQMGQQAARLLLKLIQGSKRNTSIMLQPEIIVRESTAPYRLHV, from the coding sequence ATGAAAAAAGTAAGTATCTTAGATGTTGTTGCTAAATCAGGCGTCTCGCTCGCCACAGTATCTAAAGTATTGAACAATGTTCCTTCTGTTCGGGACAGTAATCGCCAGAAGGTTCTTCAAGCGATTAAGGAGCTGGATTACCGGCCGAATTCGGCAGCGCGAAGCTTGGCAAGGGGTTCGACAGGTGTAATTGGTCTTACATTAATTACGCTGCAGGATACCGTCTTCGAGACGATTGTCCAATCCGTGAATGAATGCTTGGAAGAGCAGGGCTATTTCCTGGCATTGTCCATATTTAATCCGACGAAGAAGGATGCGAGGGAGCATAATATTTTATTCCAAGAGGATCGTGTCGATGGGATTATCGTGCTCTCGCCGTTAAATGAAGAGAATGATATAACGGAGCTGAAGCGTAAGGGAATTCCGTTTGTTATCATCGATAATCATGTGGAAAATTCGAGAGCGTTAACGGTGAACGTGGATAATACGAAAGGTGGCTACGACGCGGCCCGTCATTTGTTGGAGCTCGGTCATACGAAGATTGCGCATCTAAGCGGCCCCGAGCATTTTTTAAGTGTACGTCAGCGGAGACAAGGATTCGAACAAGCGCTGCAGGAAGCGGGGCTAACGCCACTCGTCATCTCGAATACAACCTTCGGCATCCGCACCGGCTTTGAAGCCGCCCAAGCGTGGATTGCGCAAGGGCTTATTCCTACAGCGGTGTTCGCTGGGGATGATGGTCTGGCACTTGGAGTAATGGAAGCGTTCCAGAGCGCAGGGTATCGAGTACCGCAGGATATATCGGTAATCGGCTATGATGATCAGGCCTTCGCTTCGGAGATTCATCCGCGTCTAACCACGGTCCGCCAGCCGGGTGAACAGATGGGTCAGCAAGCGGCTCGCCTGCTCTTGAAGCTGATTCAGGGCTCCAAACGGAATACATCGATCATGCTGCAACCAGAAATAATTGTGCGGGAATCGACGGCACCTTATCGATTGCATGTGTGA
- a CDS encoding glycosyl hydrolase family 18 protein: MKKSLALFGLIVTLLSSNMSFGGGIAKAASAPPIVLGYYTVDTGNDLNAFGSNLTHLSTDTFNTDMNGNLIGNVPTDAVNYANQHGIVSYALVSNYNDATYDWDSALAHTVLTNPSARSNLINNMLKLVKDNHYKGINIDFEGMLATEGPNFTSFVHDVATVMKQNNFYTMVSVPAKTEDNPNDSWTYPFDFTALGQDADLLQMMTYDEYGVWSDSGPVSSKSFITNALDYAVQHVSPSKLLMGIPAYGNDWNLSDPTNSSNVLMYSKDIPNLMSTYRATPTRDAATGSMYFKYKTNGQNHIVWYEDALSIAQKTNYTVQYGLAGVSIYSLGEEDATFWEAIRNGLSSGATAAAIPGKIEAENYQATANTSLENTSDVGGGKNVGWNGQGGWLDYVVYVQSAGVYNVDFRVASPVTGGVFQIRDSYGTLLGSINIPKTGGYQTWKTATTTIALPAGLQSIRISMPKGDPNLNWLNFTKQP; this comes from the coding sequence ATGAAAAAATCATTAGCCTTGTTCGGATTAATCGTGACCCTGTTGTCGAGTAATATGTCCTTCGGAGGAGGGATAGCCAAGGCCGCATCTGCGCCCCCTATTGTATTAGGTTATTACACAGTCGATACGGGTAATGATCTAAATGCATTTGGCAGCAATCTCACACATCTCTCGACCGATACGTTTAATACAGACATGAACGGGAACTTGATCGGTAATGTGCCGACAGATGCGGTGAATTATGCGAATCAGCATGGCATTGTCTCTTATGCACTCGTCTCTAACTATAATGATGCTACCTATGATTGGGACAGCGCATTAGCGCATACCGTTTTGACGAATCCATCGGCAAGAAGCAATCTGATTAATAATATGCTGAAGCTTGTCAAAGACAATCATTATAAAGGCATCAATATCGATTTTGAAGGCATGCTCGCGACGGAAGGCCCGAACTTTACGAGTTTTGTGCATGATGTAGCTACGGTGATGAAGCAGAACAATTTCTACACGATGGTCTCTGTGCCTGCTAAGACAGAAGACAATCCGAATGATAGCTGGACTTATCCGTTCGATTTCACGGCGCTTGGTCAAGATGCAGATCTGCTGCAAATGATGACCTATGACGAATATGGGGTATGGAGCGATTCAGGTCCGGTATCGAGTAAGTCATTCATTACGAATGCGCTGGATTATGCCGTACAGCATGTATCCCCTAGCAAGCTGCTCATGGGCATACCTGCTTACGGGAACGATTGGAATCTATCCGATCCAACGAACAGCAGCAATGTGCTCATGTATTCGAAGGATATTCCGAATCTGATGAGCACGTATCGCGCGACGCCGACAAGAGACGCTGCGACAGGCTCGATGTATTTCAAGTACAAGACGAACGGTCAGAACCATATCGTATGGTATGAAGATGCGCTCAGTATTGCTCAGAAAACGAACTATACGGTTCAGTATGGTCTGGCGGGTGTCTCGATCTATAGCTTAGGGGAAGAGGACGCAACCTTCTGGGAAGCTATTCGTAACGGACTAAGCTCGGGGGCAACGGCAGCGGCGATTCCAGGGAAAATTGAAGCCGAGAACTATCAAGCGACGGCGAACACATCGCTAGAGAATACGTCTGATGTGGGCGGAGGCAAGAATGTTGGATGGAATGGCCAAGGCGGCTGGTTGGATTATGTCGTCTACGTTCAGAGCGCGGGGGTCTACAATGTCGATTTCCGTGTCGCAAGTCCGGTGACCGGGGGCGTCTTCCAAATTCGAGACAGCTACGGTACGCTGTTAGGCTCTATTAACATTCCGAAGACTGGCGGATATCAGACGTGGAAAACGGCCACCACGACGATTGCGCTGCCAGCAGGTCTTCAGTCTATTCGCATCTCGATGCCAAAAGGCGATCCGAACCTGAATTGGCTGAACTTCACGAAACAGCCGTAA
- a CDS encoding DUF6526 family protein, with product MSQSNQQTYQNHKKVDPMYHFVLTLIVLIVLVASVVYVIREAFSYASVLLFGMAIVIVLLAALLRLYSTKLQDRIIRQEENFRYYRLTGKLLDPRLNVKQIIALRFAADEEFPALCSKAAETGMQPDAIKQAITKWRADHLRV from the coding sequence ATGAGTCAATCGAATCAACAAACCTACCAAAATCATAAGAAAGTAGATCCGATGTATCATTTTGTGCTGACTCTAATTGTGTTAATTGTGTTGGTCGCGTCTGTTGTGTACGTGATTAGAGAGGCATTCAGCTACGCATCGGTCTTACTCTTCGGCATGGCGATTGTAATCGTGCTGCTTGCTGCGCTGCTACGGCTGTACAGTACCAAGCTTCAAGACCGGATCATTCGTCAGGAGGAGAATTTCAGGTATTACCGCTTAACCGGGAAGCTATTAGATCCAAGGCTGAACGTGAAGCAGATCATTGCGCTTCGGTTCGCAGCAGATGAGGAGTTCCCAGCACTTTGTTCCAAAGCTGCGGAGACAGGGATGCAGCCTGATGCCATTAAGCAAGCGATCACGAAATGGAGAGCGGACCATTTGAGAGTGTAA
- a CDS encoding aldo/keto reductase, translated as MNYQPNSQRYDNMLYNRCGNSGLKLPAISLGLWHNFGDGFVFNHCRQMIQRAFDLGITHFDLANNYGWPGGSSEETLGKVLKLDFASHRDELVISTKAGWDMWPGPYGDEGSKKYLVASLDQSLRRLGLDYVDIYYHHRPDPNTPIEETMGALDLLVRQGKALYIGISSYNVEESRAAFAALQKLGTPCLIHQPAYSMLDRTVEDGLLDLLDQQGVGSIAFFPLAQGILTNKYVTGIPADSRAARGMRFLQPSHITDEIISKTSRLHEIAQARGQSLAQMAIAWVLRGGHVTSALVGASKVSQIEENVGALQNLSFTEEELQVIDHILQ; from the coding sequence TTGAATTATCAACCGAACAGTCAAAGGTATGATAACATGCTGTACAACCGTTGTGGGAACAGTGGTCTCAAACTTCCTGCAATCTCCTTAGGTCTCTGGCATAACTTCGGAGATGGATTTGTCTTTAACCATTGTCGTCAAATGATCCAGCGCGCATTCGACCTTGGCATTACACATTTTGATCTCGCCAACAATTACGGATGGCCGGGAGGATCCTCGGAAGAGACGCTTGGTAAAGTCTTGAAGCTTGACTTCGCTTCCCATCGCGATGAGCTGGTTATCTCGACCAAAGCCGGGTGGGATATGTGGCCTGGACCTTACGGCGATGAAGGATCGAAGAAGTACCTTGTCGCAAGCCTCGATCAGAGCCTCAGACGGCTTGGGCTTGATTACGTCGATATTTATTACCATCACCGACCAGATCCGAATACACCGATCGAAGAGACGATGGGAGCGCTAGATCTGCTCGTTCGCCAAGGCAAAGCATTATATATCGGGATCTCCTCCTATAACGTAGAAGAATCCCGCGCAGCCTTCGCTGCGCTGCAGAAGCTGGGCACACCGTGTCTAATTCATCAACCTGCCTATTCCATGCTGGATCGCACAGTAGAGGACGGGTTACTTGACCTGCTAGACCAACAAGGTGTCGGCAGCATCGCCTTCTTCCCGCTCGCCCAAGGCATACTGACGAATAAATATGTCACTGGCATCCCGGCCGATTCGAGAGCAGCCCGCGGCATGCGGTTCCTGCAGCCATCACATATTACGGATGAGATTATTTCGAAGACATCACGACTCCATGAAATTGCCCAGGCTAGAGGCCAGTCTTTAGCGCAAATGGCCATCGCATGGGTGCTGCGTGGCGGTCATGTTACTTCCGCGCTGGTTGGTGCTAGCAAAGTCAGTCAAATTGAAGAAAATGTCGGAGCGCTCCAGAACCTCTCCTTCACCGAAGAAGAACTGCAAGTCATTGATCATATTCTCCAATGA
- a CDS encoding NUDIX domain-containing protein, which translates to MFLPGGGIELGEGAQDALRRELYEELGVACHITRFLGVLETHRYDEQGVMHHEISHLFEVKSDMLHAHHIPDSQEGHLTFQWIELETASLKQHNVLPPVLQDRLVDLIHHPAGSWITTFGAMNEV; encoded by the coding sequence GTGTTCTTACCTGGCGGCGGCATTGAGCTGGGTGAAGGGGCGCAGGATGCGCTGCGGAGAGAGCTGTATGAGGAGCTAGGTGTAGCGTGTCACATCACCCGTTTTCTAGGTGTCCTTGAGACGCATCGGTACGATGAGCAAGGTGTGATGCACCATGAAATTAGCCATTTGTTCGAAGTGAAATCGGACATGCTGCACGCGCATCATATCCCTGATTCCCAAGAAGGTCATCTTACGTTCCAATGGATCGAGCTTGAGACGGCGTCGCTTAAGCAGCATAACGTGCTGCCGCCCGTTCTGCAAGATCGTCTTGTTGATCTTATCCATCACCCGGCTGGTTCGTGGATCACAACGTTCGGGGCAATGAATGAAGTATAA
- a CDS encoding class I SAM-dependent methyltransferase codes for MKQNKYDDPQFFDKYSQMPRSTGGLKEAGEWPALRAMLPDMRGKRVLDLGCGFGWHCRYAREQGASTVLGLDISEKMLERARALSDDPAISYRCLAMEDIDFAAEEFDVVISSLAFHYIQDLEEVYRQIHHSLVPGGAFILSFEHPIFTARSAQDWHYGAAGERLHWPVDDYQSEGPRVANFLETEVVKYHRTVATHLNLLIGAGFTIKELSEPQPAIELLDKYDGMRDELRRPMFLIISAVK; via the coding sequence ATGAAACAAAATAAATACGATGATCCACAATTTTTCGATAAATACAGCCAGATGCCACGCTCCACGGGCGGGCTGAAGGAAGCAGGGGAGTGGCCGGCATTACGTGCAATGCTCCCTGATATGCGGGGGAAGCGCGTGCTAGATCTTGGCTGCGGTTTTGGCTGGCATTGCCGTTATGCACGCGAGCAGGGGGCTAGCACGGTGCTGGGCCTTGATATCTCTGAGAAGATGCTGGAACGTGCCAGAGCATTGTCGGATGATCCCGCCATATCTTATCGCTGTCTTGCCATGGAGGATATTGATTTCGCGGCAGAAGAATTCGACGTTGTGATTAGCTCGTTAGCGTTCCACTATATTCAGGATCTGGAAGAAGTGTATCGCCAAATCCACCATAGTCTCGTGCCAGGCGGGGCGTTCATCTTGTCGTTCGAACATCCAATTTTTACGGCGCGGTCAGCCCAAGATTGGCATTACGGTGCAGCGGGCGAACGTCTGCACTGGCCAGTGGATGATTACCAGAGCGAAGGCCCGCGGGTTGCGAACTTCTTGGAGACCGAGGTTGTCAAATACCACCGTACTGTCGCGACGCATCTGAATTTGCTCATCGGTGCCGGGTTTACGATCAAAGAACTAAGCGAACCGCAGCCTGCTATCGAGTTGCTCGACAAATATGACGGAATGCGGGATGAGCTGCGCCGTCCGATGTTCTTAATTATTTCCGCGGTGAAATGA
- a CDS encoding ABC transporter permease: MITSQTTVQPASIWVTNRVFIGRSLRHSIRNTEALIMAIMLPVMLMLLFTYVFGGAIEPSGNYVNYVVPGIILLCAGFGSSSTAVDVSNDMTNGIIERFRTMPIQAIGVITGHVVASLIRNMMATGVVIAVALLVGFRPTANAVEWLAALGVILLFILTFTWLFAAIGIVAGSPSAASGYGFILLFLPYLSSAFVPTDTMPSWLQGIANHQPITPVIETIRGLLTGTPLQQQGWIAVAWCVGILLIAFLWSMLSFRRRAGQR; encoded by the coding sequence ATGATCACATCTCAAACGACGGTTCAACCGGCTTCCATCTGGGTTACAAATCGCGTCTTTATTGGACGTAGTCTCCGCCACAGCATCAGAAATACCGAAGCTTTGATTATGGCTATCATGCTGCCCGTCATGCTCATGCTCTTATTCACTTACGTCTTCGGCGGCGCGATTGAACCTAGTGGTAATTATGTGAACTACGTCGTTCCCGGTATTATCCTGCTCTGTGCGGGCTTCGGTTCATCCAGTACCGCTGTGGATGTCTCCAACGACATGACCAATGGAATCATTGAACGGTTCCGTACCATGCCCATTCAAGCGATTGGTGTCATTACCGGCCATGTAGTCGCGAGCCTCATTCGCAATATGATGGCGACAGGTGTCGTGATCGCCGTTGCCTTGCTCGTGGGGTTCCGTCCCACAGCGAATGCAGTGGAATGGCTTGCCGCACTTGGCGTCATTCTACTCTTCATTCTCACATTCACGTGGCTGTTCGCAGCCATCGGAATCGTCGCTGGCAGCCCTTCTGCTGCATCTGGATACGGGTTCATCCTGCTATTCCTACCGTACCTTTCCAGCGCCTTCGTCCCTACCGATACCATGCCTTCTTGGCTGCAAGGGATTGCAAATCATCAGCCAATCACACCCGTCATCGAGACCATTCGCGGACTGCTCACCGGAACGCCGCTGCAGCAACAAGGCTGGATCGCTGTCGCCTGGTGTGTAGGGATTCTCCTCATCGCCTTCCTATGGAGTATGCTGTCCTTCCGTAGACGGGCTGGTCAACGATAA
- a CDS encoding S-layer homology domain-containing protein: protein MKIRNKVVVVWLATAVAFGAYTNAAAASTSVPFDDIAGSFAKNEIIELVKEGVVNGAGNRKFEPKKNVTRAEFVTMTDRLLRLAPVDADIPTFSDVSAKSWYYGWIEAAVQLGIAEGKSKRTFEPSSQITRQEAAVLIVKALKVNPGNDAGSDLSYNDADQIAPWAAPYVQAAHTLGLMDGANGTFRPSEAMTREETAAVLARILKDKVWASAIHKTPKEGIQLGWQNGLTTSQFKEQVKKSHVNTLVPRWFFLEKGSKPLSNYADASLTTWAKQNNKKVWAMLGNHSDSELTHQILSDEKKRASVIQTLAGYVKTYGLSGINVDFENVSPGDRLSLTAFISELGTSLRAAGAVLSIDVSPDLGTDWTEAFDYEALGRYTDYIVLMGYDEHWDGDPVAGSVSSLPWVQSALDRLLSVVPSSKTVLALPYYTRDWTLQPGGASSEELTLIQQGYRMRSVAYNRSWDSELGQYVVSYIRQGSQHRIWVEDGRSLGLKTMMAAKRGVAGFAFWYMGAETDDIWTSLRNSIRYASY from the coding sequence TTGAAAATACGTAATAAAGTTGTAGTTGTATGGCTGGCGACGGCCGTGGCGTTCGGCGCTTATACCAACGCAGCGGCTGCGTCTACCTCTGTGCCGTTTGACGATATTGCAGGCAGTTTTGCCAAGAACGAAATCATAGAACTTGTGAAGGAAGGCGTCGTAAACGGCGCGGGTAATCGGAAATTTGAACCGAAAAAAAACGTGACACGCGCCGAATTTGTGACTATGACCGACCGTTTGCTGAGGCTTGCGCCTGTGGATGCCGATATCCCGACGTTTAGTGATGTTTCTGCGAAAAGTTGGTATTACGGCTGGATTGAAGCTGCGGTTCAACTCGGTATCGCTGAAGGTAAAAGCAAGCGTACATTCGAGCCGTCGTCCCAAATTACGAGACAGGAAGCCGCCGTTCTGATCGTCAAGGCACTGAAAGTTAATCCCGGTAACGATGCTGGTAGCGATCTTTCGTATAACGATGCGGACCAAATCGCCCCTTGGGCGGCTCCTTATGTGCAAGCTGCGCATACGCTTGGCCTGATGGATGGGGCAAACGGGACGTTTCGTCCGTCCGAGGCTATGACCCGCGAGGAAACGGCTGCGGTACTCGCCAGGATTCTGAAGGATAAGGTGTGGGCGAGTGCGATCCACAAGACGCCGAAGGAAGGCATCCAGCTGGGCTGGCAAAACGGATTAACGACCTCCCAGTTTAAGGAGCAGGTGAAGAAGAGTCACGTTAATACGCTCGTACCAAGGTGGTTTTTCCTAGAAAAGGGATCCAAACCTCTTTCGAACTATGCGGATGCCAGCCTTACCACTTGGGCCAAGCAGAACAATAAAAAGGTGTGGGCGATGCTCGGCAATCATTCGGATTCGGAATTGACGCATCAGATTCTGTCGGACGAGAAGAAGAGGGCTTCTGTTATTCAGACTCTTGCCGGATATGTGAAGACATACGGATTATCTGGCATTAATGTGGACTTCGAGAACGTAAGTCCAGGGGACCGGCTCTCGTTAACGGCATTCATTTCCGAACTCGGGACGAGCTTGCGGGCGGCAGGCGCGGTGCTGTCCATTGACGTGTCACCGGACCTGGGTACAGATTGGACTGAAGCCTTTGACTATGAAGCGCTCGGAAGATATACGGATTATATCGTATTGATGGGGTATGATGAGCATTGGGACGGCGATCCTGTCGCAGGTTCCGTATCCTCACTCCCATGGGTTCAATCGGCCTTAGACCGACTGCTCTCTGTCGTTCCGTCATCCAAGACCGTTCTAGCGCTTCCGTATTACACAAGAGATTGGACGCTGCAGCCAGGCGGGGCGTCGTCTGAAGAGCTGACTTTGATTCAACAGGGTTACCGCATGCGCTCCGTAGCCTATAACCGTTCATGGGATTCGGAACTGGGGCAGTATGTCGTCAGTTACATTCGTCAAGGGAGTCAGCACCGGATTTGGGTGGAAGACGGACGTTCACTCGGACTCAAGACGATGATGGCGGCGAAGCGAGGGGTAGCGGGTTTCGCGTTCTGGTATATGGGGGCGGAGACCGACGATATTTGGACAAGTCTGCGAAATAGCATTCGTTATGCATCGTACTAA
- a CDS encoding ATP-binding cassette domain-containing protein — MYNNAIEVKGLRKTFGSQTVLHGLDLTVPAGSIYALLGPNGAGKTTLINILSTLVAPDEGSVRVAGFDVVKEKQRVKRSISLTGQFAAVDDVLTAEENLRMICRLSGLTKEQSHVRSQHLLRQFDLTASANKQVKTFSGGMRRRLDLATSLVVNRSIVFLDEPTTGLDTISRRALWDIILGLSSEGITIFLTTQYLEEADQLADTIAVIHGGRVVASGTPSELKSRIGGEVIELTNAKDQVIRTIPTFGDIHDVSRILHELSHTLPKDTQVSIRKPSLDDVFVALTTSSEMKGAIS; from the coding sequence ATGTACAACAACGCAATTGAAGTCAAAGGACTACGCAAGACGTTCGGAAGCCAGACCGTACTCCATGGACTCGATTTAACTGTCCCAGCCGGATCAATCTATGCTTTGCTTGGACCTAATGGCGCCGGCAAAACAACGTTGATCAACATTTTATCCACCTTGGTTGCACCGGATGAAGGCTCTGTGCGTGTCGCAGGCTTTGATGTGGTGAAGGAGAAGCAGCGCGTCAAACGGTCCATCAGCTTGACCGGCCAATTTGCTGCTGTCGATGATGTACTGACGGCGGAGGAGAATCTACGTATGATCTGCCGACTGTCGGGACTTACCAAGGAACAGTCCCATGTTCGAAGCCAGCATCTGCTCAGACAATTTGACCTTACGGCATCGGCGAACAAACAAGTCAAGACCTTCTCTGGCGGAATGCGTCGGCGCTTAGACCTTGCGACCAGTCTCGTCGTCAATCGATCGATTGTCTTTCTTGATGAACCAACGACGGGTCTTGATACCATCAGTCGACGAGCCTTGTGGGATATCATTCTGGGCTTAAGCAGTGAAGGTATCACGATTTTCCTCACGACTCAGTATCTAGAAGAGGCTGATCAATTAGCCGATACGATTGCGGTGATCCATGGTGGTCGTGTCGTCGCATCCGGAACACCATCAGAGCTTAAATCACGCATCGGCGGTGAAGTCATCGAGCTGACCAACGCGAAGGATCAAGTCATTCGCACCATCCCTACGTTCGGCGATATTCATGATGTCAGCCGAATACTCCACGAACTCTCTCACACCCTACCGAAGGATACACAAGTAAGCATACGCAAACCAAGTCTAGATGATGTCTTCGTTGCGCTTACGACTTCATCTGAAATGAAAGGAGCTATCTCATGA
- a CDS encoding TetR/AcrR family transcriptional regulator: MQDNRPEDQDVLNALPNGAKLSWGLNKPPTRGPKGELSIPKIVEAAIAIADKDGLAAVSMSRVAGSLGFTTMSLYRYISSKDDLLYLMQDAVCNIQIPDVAEESMDWRENLRTFVRACMQVFRDHPWYIDIPIMGIPLAPYNLKVIDWALRSMRQLPLNHFEKMSFILLLSSYSRSGGMLLRDIDRAVEAGSSVASFSGVNYGSALQMLVKPEQYPDLYPVIASGAYTGENEQDNNVGDDFEFGLERILDSIEHYLTIKELNQSGSK; the protein is encoded by the coding sequence ATGCAGGACAACCGACCTGAAGATCAAGATGTGTTGAACGCGCTGCCGAACGGTGCGAAGCTCAGCTGGGGATTGAACAAACCACCGACGAGAGGGCCTAAAGGCGAACTGAGCATTCCGAAAATCGTCGAAGCCGCTATTGCTATCGCCGACAAAGACGGACTCGCAGCTGTATCGATGAGTCGCGTGGCTGGCTCGCTTGGGTTTACGACGATGTCTCTCTATCGTTATATATCGAGCAAGGATGATCTGCTATATCTTATGCAGGATGCTGTATGCAATATTCAGATACCCGACGTTGCGGAGGAATCAATGGATTGGCGGGAGAATTTGCGTACATTTGTGAGGGCGTGTATGCAAGTGTTCCGTGACCACCCGTGGTACATCGATATTCCGATTATGGGGATTCCGCTTGCGCCGTACAATCTGAAGGTCATTGATTGGGCACTGCGTTCCATGCGCCAACTGCCATTGAATCATTTCGAGAAAATGTCGTTCATTCTCCTCCTGAGCAGCTATTCCAGATCCGGCGGCATGCTCCTTCGGGATATCGACCGTGCTGTGGAAGCGGGTTCTTCGGTGGCGAGTTTCAGCGGAGTGAATTATGGATCTGCGCTTCAAATGCTGGTCAAGCCGGAGCAGTATCCAGATCTCTACCCTGTGATTGCGTCGGGGGCATATACGGGAGAGAATGAGCAGGACAACAACGTCGGTGATGATTTCGAGTTCGGGTTGGAGAGAATTCTGGACAGCATTGAGCACTATTTGACGATAAAGGAATTGAACCAATCGGGATCGAAGTAA